The Thalassophryne amazonica chromosome 13, fThaAma1.1, whole genome shotgun sequence genome window below encodes:
- the LOC117523758 gene encoding homeobox protein Nkx-6.2-like, with the protein MLAVGPMEANRQSAFVLGSTPAGGAAHMTEMKTSLFPYALQQSPAGFKAPPLSSLNSQLAGATPHGISDILGRPISTAGQLLSGFPRINGLASATAAAAAGMYFSPAVSRYPKPLAELPGRAPIFWPGVMQGSPWRDPRVPCPAQANIMVDKDGKKKHSRPTFSGQQIFALEKTFEQTKYLAGPERARLAYSLGMTESQVKVWFQNRRTKWRKRHAAEMASAKKKHDSETEKMKESSDNEEDDEYNKPLDPNSDDEKITRLLKKHKAANLALVSPCSNSSDTL; encoded by the exons ATGTTAGCGGTCGGTCCTATGGAGGCTAACCGGCAGAGTGCCTTCGTCCTGGGCAGCACGCCCGCTGGCGGCGCTGCACACATGACCGAGATGAAGACCTCCCTGTTCCCGTacgcgctgcagcagagccccgCGGGCTTCAAGGCGCCGCCGCTCTCCAGCCTCAACTCCCAGCTGGCCGGAGCCACTCCGCACGGAATCAGCGACATCCTAGGGAGGCCCATCAGCACGGCCGGCCAGCTGCTCTCCGGCTTCCCCAGGATCAATGGCCTGGCGTCGGCCACAGCCGCCGCCGCGGCGGGGATGTACTTCAGCCCGGCCGTCTCGCGCTACCCCAAACCTCTGGCGGAGCTGCCCGGGAGGGCGCCGATCTTCTGGCCCGGGGTGATGCAGGGCTCCCCCTGGAGAGACCCCAGGGTCCCCTGTCCGG CGCAAGCAAACATCATGGTGGACAAGGATGGGAAGAAGAAACACTCCAGACCCACTTTTTCAGGACAGCAAATTTTTGCACTGGAAAAAACTTTCGAGCAGACGAAATACCTGGCCGGGCCAGAGAGAGCAAGGCTGGCTTATTCCTTGGGAATGACCGAGAGTCAAGTCAAg GTTTGGTTTCAGAACAGAAGGACCAAATGGAGGAAGAGACACGCGGCGGAAATGGCCTCTGCCAAGAAAAAACACGACTCTGAGACGGAGAAGATGAAGGAGAGCTCCGACAACGAGGAAGACGACGAGTACAACAAACCGCTGGACCCAAATTCAGACGACGAGAAAATCACGAGACTGCTAAAAAAGCACAAGGCCGCGAACCTGGCGCTGGTCAGCCCGTGCAGTAACAGCTCGGACACGTTGTGA